A genomic window from Sporosarcina sp. Marseille-Q4063 includes:
- a CDS encoding YjiH family protein, with the protein MKKYNLSTWLLFLIPSILGILLFMVPVKLTGDWKVPIATLADILSGFIAPIMPWTATVILIIAALGSILYLLKGKDEEDTSFTTNLFSVSIFWVITRIIGAALALLVVLQIGPDWIWNENTGGLLLSEDGLVTFLFTIFLFAGMLLPLLLNFGLLEFFGTMMVKVMRPLFKLPGRSSIDALTSWIGDGTIGVLLTAKQYEEGYYTKKEAAIIGTTFSVVSITFSIVIIDHVGLSSYFLQFYGTVILTGLILAFIMPRIYPLGGKADEYIDGRPFTGDEEKLPEGYNSFSHGLENALAKAETNRSFGKTFADGFKNVLDMWIGVIPVVMAFGTVALILAEYTPVFTILGKPFEPILSVLGIPEAADAAQLMVVGFTDMFLPAILAEGMITSELTLFVVATISVTQLIFMAEVGGLLLGSKIPVNFLDLVMIFLLRTLIALPIVAGVAHLLF; encoded by the coding sequence ATGAAGAAATATAATTTATCGACATGGTTATTATTCCTTATTCCATCTATTCTTGGAATCTTGTTATTTATGGTACCGGTAAAACTTACTGGGGATTGGAAAGTGCCGATTGCGACTTTGGCCGATATTCTTTCCGGTTTTATTGCACCGATTATGCCTTGGACTGCTACGGTTATTCTTATTATTGCGGCACTGGGTTCTATTCTTTATTTATTGAAAGGTAAAGATGAAGAAGATACATCTTTCACTACGAATTTGTTCAGTGTGTCGATATTCTGGGTCATTACACGAATTATCGGCGCGGCGCTTGCTTTACTTGTCGTTTTACAAATTGGGCCCGATTGGATTTGGAATGAAAACACGGGCGGACTTCTTCTAAGTGAAGATGGTCTTGTTACATTTCTTTTCACCATTTTCTTATTTGCTGGGATGCTATTGCCACTTCTTCTGAATTTCGGATTGCTTGAGTTTTTCGGGACGATGATGGTGAAAGTGATGCGTCCTTTATTCAAACTGCCGGGTCGTTCTTCTATTGATGCACTGACTTCGTGGATCGGCGATGGAACGATTGGTGTTTTATTGACAGCGAAGCAATATGAAGAAGGTTATTATACGAAAAAAGAAGCAGCGATTATTGGTACGACATTTTCGGTTGTTTCGATTACGTTTTCGATTGTTATTATTGATCACGTTGGGTTAAGTTCTTACTTCTTGCAGTTTTACGGGACTGTTATTTTAACTGGCCTAATCCTGGCATTTATCATGCCGCGTATTTACCCGCTTGGTGGTAAGGCTGACGAGTATATCGATGGTCGCCCGTTTACGGGTGATGAGGAAAAATTGCCTGAGGGGTATAATTCTTTTTCTCATGGTCTTGAAAATGCGTTGGCGAAGGCGGAGACGAATCGCTCATTTGGCAAGACGTTTGCGGATGGATTTAAAAACGTGCTTGATATGTGGATTGGCGTTATTCCTGTTGTTATGGCTTTCGGTACGGTGGCGCTTATTTTGGCGGAGTACACTCCGGTATTTACTATTCTTGGAAAACCATTTGAGCCAATTTTATCGGTTCTCGGTATTCCTGAAGCTGCGGATGCCGCGCAACTTATGGTTGTCGGATTTACGGATATGTTCTTGCCTGCGATTTTAGCAGAAGGCATGATTACTTCTGAATTAACATTGTTTGTAGTTGCAACGATTTCCGTTACACAACTTATTTTCATGGCCGAAGTTGGCGGATTGCTATTAGGATCTAAGATACCTGTGAATTTCTTGGATTTAGTCATGATTTTCTTATTGCGTACGCTTATTGCGTTGCCGATTGTTGCCGGTGTTGCGCATTTGTTGTTTTGA
- a CDS encoding beta-ketoacyl-ACP reductase, producing the protein MKLSEKIGLITGGANGIGKITAKRFLEEGATVVISDVNEQAGIEAVNELKHYGDITFIQADVSKSDEVESMVQEIVSNHRTIDILINNAGITIDGFLTSMNEESWEKVIAVNLSGVFNCTKAVVPVMMAQQSGVILNASSVVGINGNIGQTNYAATKAGVIGMTKSWAKEFGPKGIRVNAIAPGFIATEMTAKVPPKVIELMKAQTPLKKLGKPEDIAAGYLYLASEDANFINGTILTIDGGLIM; encoded by the coding sequence ATGAAGTTAAGTGAAAAAATTGGGCTGATTACCGGCGGAGCGAATGGTATTGGAAAAATAACTGCTAAAAGATTCCTCGAAGAAGGAGCAACCGTCGTCATCAGTGACGTAAATGAACAAGCCGGAATTGAAGCAGTAAACGAGCTTAAGCATTACGGTGATATTACATTTATTCAAGCGGATGTATCAAAATCCGATGAAGTCGAATCGATGGTCCAAGAAATCGTAAGCAATCATCGAACAATTGATATTCTCATTAATAATGCCGGAATTACAATTGATGGTTTTTTAACGAGCATGAACGAAGAATCATGGGAGAAGGTAATTGCGGTAAACTTATCAGGCGTATTCAACTGCACAAAAGCGGTCGTTCCCGTCATGATGGCACAACAATCTGGCGTAATCCTCAACGCGTCATCGGTTGTAGGGATTAACGGAAACATCGGCCAAACCAATTACGCGGCAACGAAAGCGGGCGTTATCGGGATGACGAAAAGTTGGGCAAAAGAATTCGGTCCCAAAGGAATTCGAGTGAATGCCATTGCACCGGGTTTCATAGCCACAGAAATGACCGCAAAAGTTCCGCCGAAAGTCATTGAATTAATGAAAGCCCAAACGCCTTTGAAAAAACTAGGAAAACCAGAAGACATCGCGGCGGGGTACTTGTATTTAGCTTCAGAAGACGCAAATTTCATTAACGGAACGATTCTCACAATCGACGGCGGACTCATCATGTAA
- the bshB2 gene encoding bacillithiol biosynthesis deacetylase BshB2 — protein sequence MIKERHVLIVLPHPDDEAFGISGTIAAYRKMGVPVTYACLTLGEMGRNLGNPQFATRETLPQIRKAELKKACDAMGLDDLRLMGFRDKTLEFENDEKMVKLVEDLIEETNPSLVISFYPGYSVHPDHEASARAVVRAIRRMDEATRPKLYAVAFANNTEAELGTPDIIHDIQDTIEQKLAALRAHESQTVWMMKELDAKLAAKDPERMKWVRYERFFSYKWDEDFE from the coding sequence ATTATAAAAGAACGCCACGTACTTATTGTCCTTCCCCATCCGGACGATGAAGCGTTCGGAATTTCCGGTACAATTGCAGCGTACCGTAAAATGGGGGTTCCCGTTACATACGCCTGTCTTACGTTAGGTGAAATGGGTCGTAATTTAGGGAATCCACAGTTTGCGACACGGGAAACATTGCCGCAAATTCGTAAGGCTGAACTTAAAAAAGCATGCGACGCAATGGGTCTTGATGATTTACGACTAATGGGTTTTCGAGATAAAACGTTGGAATTTGAAAACGATGAAAAAATGGTCAAACTCGTCGAAGATTTAATCGAGGAAACGAATCCATCACTCGTCATTTCATTTTATCCAGGATATTCCGTTCACCCCGACCATGAAGCAAGCGCACGCGCAGTCGTTCGAGCCATTCGCCGGATGGATGAAGCAACACGTCCAAAGCTTTATGCCGTTGCTTTCGCGAATAATACGGAAGCAGAATTAGGCACGCCCGATATTATTCATGACATTCAAGATACGATTGAGCAAAAACTTGCCGCATTACGCGCGCATGAATCTCAAACTGTTTGGATGATGAAAGAATTGGATGCGAAGCTTGCCGCAAAAGATCCAGAACGGATGAAATGGGTTCGTTATGAGCGTTTTTTCTCTTATAAATGGGATGAGGATTTTGAATAA
- a CDS encoding YojF family protein, protein MEIVDQEHVQELLTSFANKDVYIHLETTNGSYASHFKEGFLNAGAFIRNVVIKFELGKIVGDSPHRVGLKLPSGWIYAQGITHYTVDEHDRLLLAGLDHEGKLSVALHISESPFTY, encoded by the coding sequence ATGGAAATTGTGGACCAAGAACACGTACAGGAGTTACTCACATCCTTCGCAAATAAAGATGTTTACATCCATTTGGAAACGACAAATGGGTCGTATGCAAGCCATTTTAAAGAAGGTTTTTTAAACGCCGGGGCGTTTATTCGCAACGTCGTTATTAAATTCGAGCTCGGAAAGATCGTTGGAGATTCTCCGCACCGGGTCGGCTTGAAACTTCCTTCTGGTTGGATTTATGCACAAGGAATTACACATTATACAGTCGACGAACATGATCGACTGTTGCTCGCGGGGCTTGATCATGAAGGGAAACTTTCGGTTGCCTTGCATATAAGCGAATCGCCGTTCACATATTAA
- the thiD gene encoding bifunctional hydroxymethylpyrimidine kinase/phosphomethylpyrimidine kinase — protein sequence MTLKKILTIAGSDTSGGAGIQADLKTFQEHGTYGMTALTVVVTMDPTNWSHSVYSLPVDVLKTQIATALSTGIDAIKTGMLSTEEVIETAGDAIKEAGLSKVVIDPVMVCKGEDEVLNPGTVDAMIEHLLPNALVVTPNLFEAGQLAGIKTPKTIEDMKEAAKKIHAHGAKNVFIKGGKAIKHDAAADLLFDGETFTLLEAEKSENHYNHGAGCTLAASITANLANGLDVREAVIEGKKFVSAAIANGWQLNEYVGPVYHGAKNKFGGPEITTAEV from the coding sequence ATGACTTTGAAAAAGATTTTGACTATAGCAGGATCAGATACTTCAGGCGGCGCGGGTATTCAAGCCGACTTAAAAACTTTTCAAGAACACGGTACATACGGCATGACGGCATTGACTGTTGTTGTCACGATGGATCCGACTAATTGGAGCCACAGTGTCTATTCACTTCCTGTAGACGTGCTAAAAACGCAAATTGCGACTGCTCTTTCGACAGGAATCGATGCCATTAAGACAGGCATGCTTAGTACTGAAGAAGTGATTGAAACCGCGGGCGACGCGATTAAAGAAGCCGGACTTTCTAAAGTGGTGATTGACCCGGTAATGGTTTGTAAAGGTGAAGATGAAGTGCTGAACCCTGGAACGGTCGATGCGATGATTGAACATTTACTTCCAAATGCACTTGTTGTCACGCCGAATCTCTTTGAAGCTGGCCAACTGGCAGGGATTAAAACACCGAAAACGATTGAAGATATGAAAGAAGCTGCGAAGAAAATTCATGCGCATGGAGCGAAAAATGTCTTTATCAAAGGCGGTAAAGCCATCAAGCATGATGCTGCGGCGGATTTACTTTTTGACGGTGAAACTTTCACATTGCTTGAGGCGGAAAAAAGCGAGAATCATTATAACCACGGAGCGGGATGTACGCTCGCTGCTTCTATCACGGCAAATCTTGCAAACGGACTTGATGTTAGAGAAGCTGTCATTGAAGGAAAGAAATTCGTTTCAGCTGCGATTGCAAATGGTTGGCAACTAAATGAATACGTTGGACCTGTCTATCACGGCGCGAAAAATAAATTCGGCGGACCGGAGATTACTACGGCAGAGGTTTAA
- a CDS encoding DUF4230 domain-containing protein yields MSNNKKTDEIERLLKELKASEEETAVTVEETRNSQSGFWGVGKLFFSVWKKSILIIALLILTLMIALPFATFYFLKTGSTFTEEKGVFLERIIDINELATAEAYSKAIIKREDNKILGKDIGMNLAGTKRQLLVVVPGSVKAGVDLSGISNDDFIFNESKKTAKLTLPHATFLSDPVVFLDKADIYSLEGLFRGKANIEEGFEIAEEAKELILKDATEQGVLQRAEKNAEKTLREMFSFAGYDVTIEFKE; encoded by the coding sequence ATGTCGAATAATAAAAAAACGGATGAAATCGAACGTCTTTTAAAAGAACTGAAAGCCAGTGAAGAGGAGACGGCTGTCACAGTAGAAGAAACAAGGAACAGTCAATCCGGGTTTTGGGGTGTTGGAAAACTATTCTTTTCAGTTTGGAAGAAATCGATTTTGATCATAGCCCTTCTAATCCTTACGTTAATGATTGCGCTGCCTTTTGCGACGTTTTACTTCCTAAAAACAGGAAGCACATTCACAGAGGAAAAAGGCGTGTTTTTGGAGCGAATAATAGATATTAATGAGCTTGCAACAGCAGAAGCTTATTCGAAAGCTATTATTAAACGAGAAGATAATAAAATACTCGGGAAAGACATCGGAATGAACCTGGCAGGCACGAAACGACAACTATTGGTCGTTGTACCAGGGTCTGTGAAAGCCGGCGTGGATTTATCAGGCATATCAAATGACGATTTTATTTTCAATGAAAGTAAGAAAACAGCTAAATTGACCTTGCCGCACGCAACATTTTTAAGCGATCCCGTAGTATTCTTGGATAAAGCAGATATCTATTCCCTGGAAGGCTTATTTCGTGGAAAAGCCAATATCGAAGAAGGGTTTGAAATAGCCGAGGAAGCCAAAGAGTTAATTCTAAAAGATGCGACTGAACAAGGTGTTTTGCAAAGGGCGGAAAAAAACGCTGAAAAGACATTGCGAGAAATGTTTTCATTCGCGGGCTATGATGTAACGATTGAGTTCAAGGAGTGA
- a CDS encoding uracil-DNA glycosylase has product MSSKIFENDWDEVLHEEFTKPYYAKLRQFLIKEYADETIYPQQNDLWTAFKLTPFNNVKVVILGQDPYHGAGQAHGLSFSVKPDVKIPPSLRNMYKELAEDIGCPIPKNGTLTGWAKQGVLMLNTVLTVREGAAHSHRNKGWEVFTDEVIRKLSNREKPVVFILWGRPAQEKRKLIDVSEHAIIESFHPSPLSASRGFFGSKPYSKVNTVLKAWNEEPISWCQTSDML; this is encoded by the coding sequence TTGAGTAGTAAAATTTTCGAAAATGATTGGGATGAAGTTTTGCATGAAGAATTTACAAAACCGTATTATGCAAAGCTTCGCCAGTTTTTGATCAAAGAATACGCTGACGAGACGATTTATCCGCAGCAAAATGATTTATGGACAGCATTTAAATTAACACCGTTCAATAATGTAAAAGTCGTCATTCTAGGGCAAGATCCCTACCACGGCGCTGGACAAGCGCACGGCTTAAGCTTTTCCGTAAAACCGGACGTGAAAATACCGCCTAGTTTAAGAAATATGTATAAAGAACTCGCGGAAGATATAGGCTGTCCCATTCCGAAAAATGGAACGCTTACCGGCTGGGCTAAGCAGGGTGTTCTCATGCTGAATACCGTCCTGACGGTGAGGGAAGGGGCGGCACATTCCCATAGAAACAAAGGGTGGGAAGTGTTCACCGATGAAGTCATTCGGAAATTATCAAACAGGGAAAAACCAGTCGTGTTCATCCTCTGGGGAAGACCCGCGCAGGAAAAGAGAAAACTGATCGATGTTTCCGAGCATGCCATTATCGAATCCTTTCACCCAAGCCCATTGAGCGCAAGCCGCGGATTTTTTGGAAGCAAGCCCTATTCAAAAGTAAACACAGTTTTGAAGGCTTGGAATGAAGAGCCGATTAGCTGGTGCCAAACAAGCGACATGCTTTAA
- a CDS encoding YwdI family protein, protein MISYNQVFLEMERQLTAAKKTEDEREMREALAAIRSLCEVALGGQSRNDEKVIPKMLTSQPVQPIQSLEAKPMEEEGANGGSIFDF, encoded by the coding sequence ATGATTTCCTACAATCAAGTATTTCTTGAAATGGAGCGACAACTAACTGCCGCCAAGAAAACTGAAGATGAACGTGAAATGAGGGAAGCGCTCGCTGCGATCAGGTCGCTTTGCGAAGTAGCGCTCGGAGGACAGTCTAGGAATGACGAAAAGGTAATTCCTAAAATGCTCACATCACAGCCAGTTCAACCAATCCAATCGCTCGAAGCGAAGCCGATGGAAGAAGAAGGGGCAAACGGCGGCTCGATATTTGATTTTTAA
- a CDS encoding DUF423 domain-containing protein yields the protein MPFFIIAGAVNAAIAVMLGAFGAHALKEKLSEHYLAIWETAVQYQMFHALGLIAIGILMSSSLIGPITQLTWAGWLLLAGIIIFSGSLYVLSLSGIGILGAITPIGGVAFIIGWIMLIIAALKISN from the coding sequence ATGCCATTTTTCATTATTGCTGGCGCGGTGAACGCAGCAATCGCCGTCATGCTCGGCGCATTCGGTGCGCATGCATTAAAAGAGAAACTTTCCGAACATTACTTAGCCATTTGGGAAACTGCCGTTCAATATCAAATGTTCCACGCGCTCGGTTTGATAGCCATCGGGATCTTGATGAGTTCATCATTAATCGGTCCGATCACTCAACTAACTTGGGCGGGTTGGCTACTACTTGCCGGAATCATTATTTTCTCGGGTAGTTTATACGTTTTGAGCCTGTCAGGTATCGGCATCCTTGGTGCAATCACGCCAATCGGCGGCGTCGCATTCATTATCGGATGGATTATGCTCATCATCGCAGCACTAAAAATTTCAAACTAA
- a CDS encoding spore coat protein GerQ, which produces MVQYYWNPNFQQPKMQNPNMQQMQPMQPMQPMQQPMVPPPVSMPSGTIPAGLPMGEQSYIENILRLNIGEPGTFHFSFAHTVGEALNVRNITGYVEAAGRDHVIIHEASTDHQFLFPMIYFDYAEFEGQVKYFPQTVQPRQV; this is translated from the coding sequence ATGGTCCAATATTATTGGAACCCAAATTTTCAACAACCGAAAATGCAAAACCCGAATATGCAGCAGATGCAACCGATGCAACCGATGCAACCGATGCAACAGCCAATGGTTCCGCCACCGGTATCAATGCCGAGCGGTACAATACCAGCTGGACTTCCCATGGGGGAACAATCGTACATTGAAAACATTTTAAGATTAAATATCGGTGAACCAGGAACTTTTCACTTTTCATTTGCACATACAGTTGGAGAGGCCTTGAACGTGAGGAATATCACTGGTTATGTAGAAGCGGCAGGCCGTGATCACGTCATTATCCATGAAGCATCTACGGATCATCAATTTCTTTTCCCGATGATTTACTTTGATTATGCGGAGTTTGAAGGCCAAGTGAAATATTTCCCTCAAACTGTGCAACCTCGTCAAGTATGA
- a CDS encoding cell wall hydrolase produces the protein MAVIAHNEAEVELLARLMRAEAEGDGKLGMLMVGNVGVNRVLGDCLDFNNIRSLQDMVFQSPGGFEATQKGYFYQRARPEDIALARRVLAGERFHPATRSLWFFMPTGACPAQWYGQWNTGRYKSHCFFSPLVGVCPTV, from the coding sequence TTGGCAGTGATTGCTCACAATGAGGCAGAGGTTGAACTACTTGCCCGGCTAATGCGTGCCGAAGCGGAAGGAGATGGCAAGCTGGGCATGCTCATGGTCGGAAACGTTGGCGTGAACCGCGTCCTTGGTGATTGCCTAGACTTTAACAATATTCGCAGTTTGCAAGATATGGTATTTCAATCGCCCGGAGGTTTTGAAGCAACACAAAAGGGCTACTTCTACCAACGTGCGCGTCCGGAAGATATCGCACTTGCCAGGCGAGTTCTCGCGGGTGAACGTTTTCACCCCGCTACCCGTTCGTTATGGTTTTTCATGCCCACAGGCGCTTGTCCGGCTCAATGGTATGGTCAGTGGAATACGGGCCGATACAAATCACATTGCTTTTTCTCTCCGCTTGTAGGTGTATGTCCAACAGTTTAA
- a CDS encoding aminopeptidase produces MRIENIIPDFLVVYESNQDFRMTDLEKYINKHPDIFKQYFPNHCPKTEERLQMAINKYPTKIDDIRMISEQLPTIIKDVEALFNKTFKLDMALHYKLIVGTFGSNAFVTRDNKREIYFAVEKLSADIEHLKVIVAHEIGHVAHFSFATNQDMDWTTVDWMHGLTTLYTEGAATYLSEKIVPDLNESVYFTYDDEGDSWVKCYEVNKTEVKRRFLEDVSNGWNMAKEKEWFRLSGGNYFGHNRLGYLLGTDYVEQLVDRVGEEEALTFWVENDVKKDILAWLDTK; encoded by the coding sequence ATGCGCATAGAAAACATCATTCCAGACTTTTTAGTAGTATATGAATCAAACCAAGATTTTAGAATGACTGATTTAGAGAAGTATATAAACAAACATCCCGACATATTCAAGCAATACTTCCCGAATCATTGTCCAAAAACAGAAGAACGACTTCAGATGGCAATAAATAAATATCCAACCAAAATCGACGACATCCGTATGATTTCAGAACAGCTTCCAACGATTATTAAAGATGTTGAAGCTTTGTTCAATAAAACCTTCAAATTAGACATGGCCCTTCACTACAAACTGATTGTCGGCACATTCGGTTCGAACGCATTCGTCACACGAGACAATAAACGTGAAATCTACTTTGCAGTCGAGAAACTATCTGCCGACATCGAACACCTAAAAGTAATCGTCGCGCACGAAATCGGCCACGTCGCCCATTTTTCATTCGCAACTAATCAAGATATGGACTGGACAACAGTCGATTGGATGCACGGACTCACCACGCTCTACACAGAAGGCGCCGCAACATATCTGTCTGAGAAGATCGTTCCTGATCTGAACGAATCCGTGTATTTTACATACGATGACGAAGGTGATTCGTGGGTAAAGTGTTATGAAGTGAATAAAACCGAAGTGAAAAGACGTTTTTTAGAGGATGTTTCCAATGGTTGGAACATGGCCAAAGAAAAAGAGTGGTTCCGTCTATCAGGCGGCAACTATTTCGGTCATAATCGGCTTGGCTATTTGTTGGGAACGGATTATGTAGAGCAGCTCGTCGACCGGGTAGGGGAGGAAGAAGCGCTGACGTTTTGGGTTGAGAATGACGTGAAGAAAGATATTTTAGCGTGGTTGGACACTAAATAA
- the hemQ gene encoding hydrogen peroxide-dependent heme synthase has product MNEAAVTLDGWYALHDLRTMDWSSWKTLSEEERQTVIDEFHQYLDKLQKAHDEKTGSHAFYTVVGQKADFMLMILRPTMDELQELEAEFNKLAIADFTIPAYSYVSVVELSNYLAGESDEDPYQNPYVRGRLYPELPRSQYICFYPMDKKRDGDDNWFMLDMETRRKLMYDHGMIGRSYAGKIKQIISGSVGFDDYEWGVTLFSDDVLQFKKIIYEMRFDEASARYAEFGSFFVGTILDGDKTTEFFKI; this is encoded by the coding sequence TTGAATGAAGCAGCAGTTACGCTCGATGGATGGTACGCATTACACGATCTCCGCACGATGGATTGGTCGTCTTGGAAAACACTTTCCGAGGAAGAACGCCAAACTGTAATTGATGAGTTTCATCAATATCTGGACAAGCTCCAAAAAGCACATGATGAAAAAACAGGCAGTCATGCTTTCTATACAGTTGTTGGGCAAAAAGCAGATTTCATGCTGATGATTTTACGTCCGACAATGGATGAATTACAAGAGCTAGAGGCGGAGTTTAATAAGCTCGCGATTGCGGACTTTACAATTCCGGCGTATTCATACGTTTCGGTTGTTGAATTGTCCAATTATCTTGCAGGCGAGTCGGATGAAGATCCGTATCAAAACCCGTATGTTCGCGGACGTTTGTATCCGGAATTGCCACGCAGTCAGTATATCTGTTTCTACCCGATGGATAAAAAGCGCGATGGCGATGACAACTGGTTCATGCTTGATATGGAGACACGCAGAAAGTTGATGTATGACCACGGTATGATTGGTCGTAGTTATGCTGGGAAGATTAAACAAATCATTTCAGGGTCTGTCGGTTTCGACGATTATGAGTGGGGCGTTACGTTGTTCTCGGATGATGTTCTTCAGTTTAAGAAGATCATTTATGAGATGCGTTTTGATGAGGCGAGCGCGCGTTATGCTGAGTTCGGATCGTTTTTCGTTGGTACGATTTTAGATGGCGATAAGACTACTGAGTTTTTTAAGATTTAA